A region of the Channa argus isolate prfri chromosome 14, Channa argus male v1.0, whole genome shotgun sequence genome:
AGTTTACAGGGACATTATCCTAACTAGGAaaaccatttccaaaaagaaaatgcactgtgaaagCTTCGGCGCTGAAAGGAATTTCCAAGCACAGCTGGaaaagcttattttattttgcagaaataGCTAAAACGAAATGTTGCTTCCTTAcatactggttaggcaaacttcaaagaaaGTTAGCCTTAAAAAACTTCAGAGGCAAAAACTTAAAAGGAAATTATGTGATATTATCGatgaatttaaaattatataaaaatcttaaaaaatataaaagatattGAAAAGCcatatacaaataataatgtCCTTTATAGGCTGAACGGTTTGAAGTTTGAACGATGTTTCTAGCTGAGAATATGCGAGAAACATTGTTTCTATGCCGATTTCAAAAGTTTTACTAAAAGGAAAAGTTTTAGCAAAAAATTATGCCGTAAGCTGTATCAGCCAAACTGATCaccaaatcaaaaacaatttacaaaaatcCCAGAAGGGGCAACAAGGGCGTCTTAGTATTTTTGGTGCTTGGGCTTCGGTTAACACAGCAGTGTTCTTTGTGTGAAGAAAGGACCAACAAATGAAGTCACAGTCACGAGTTACAAACAGCCTTCATCTGAGTCTGCTCAGAAAGTTCTGGAACCTTCTCACAATGGCTTTTAATAGGGGAGCTGGGTGGCACTGTCTGTCCTTTTGGCCAAATCCTTATTCTCATCAAAATGAGAAGCACGTTTTCTGAAAGCTGaccattttctctgttttattctaATTTGTCTGTGAAAGCTGAAGACTgagagcagaagagaaaaactgagaaataaagttgaagagcagaagtaagAGTGCATGATGTCAACCCCCCTATGCTGGAGGAGAGCAGACATTTCCAAAaactacataaaactaaaactgcgattaatataaaaaaaagaaaaacattaaaaaaagacattaaaaagagAATACAAGGCtgtgatttgctgaaagtttgaatggtCTCTCTAGGCTGAAGTAGTTAAGTGCCAAAAACGTATGGAAGACGGAAATCAGAAGAAGAACGAATAAAGTTTAGAATATTATATACTGTGAATTCAGTAGATAAAGATCAGTAGATAAACTGCTGAATACTGGTCCAGAGTCTGTCTACACCCAGTTCACAGTGTTCATGTCTTATCGGTCAAACACCCACAGAGCACTTATTTATCCGGTCAAACACCATTTCCTGTGAAACTTCACAAGGGGCGAAAATGTATTTCAGCTGTGTGAATATGAACCCCCCCCTTTTCAGATACCTTATCAGATTCCACTAATTATACAGAAACTGCCTGCAACAGTCAGATGTGTGGTCATGAGGATGAGGACACAACccacaaatgttaaacaatatttaacatttaaaaacaaagtcagctGCTGTTTAAAATTTTACTAATGAAAAATCACCAGCTGAGGATGAGAAGTGAAACCTTCAGGTCCAAGGATCTGATCAGTCAATTAAGACCCACTGTGGACCGTGTATATATATGCATGTCCACTCTGTGGACACATATTGTCTCACACAAACATAACCAACTTGACCATGGTCTATAAATATCATGAATATTTGGAAATAAAGTCCAAATATTAGAGCTacaccaaaaataaaatcagtcagCCCAGCTTTAGCAGAGGATCACTTTTCTACttacaaatcactttttttttgtcttcaaatAAAAACCTGAGCTGAGATCAGTGAACAAAGTAAACAAGTCCACACTGATGCTGAATGACACGTTTATTGAATTTAtatttccacagaaaaaaaatagttgtGAATGCATTAAAGAAGTGCAGCTGTGTTTACAATAAGTTGGATTTGAGCTGAATTTCCagctgaagcagcagttgtGCTTCTCTTCAGTTCACAGCTCTACAGGAAGAATCACTCAAAACTTAGTAAAGtctgaaaaaaacatgtttatttaaccCTTCCCCTATTACAACAGAGATCTCTGGAGATCGTCTCGATGCCCACACTGTGACAGTCAATGAGGATCTACACTAACTGTAACTTCACTCTAACTCTTATTCccagttttttttctacctCCTGGATATCCGTTGCTAAACTATGTGTGTTATCAGTTAAAACCAGCTCCATGTTTTTCACTGTTGGAATGAGGAGTAGCACTACTCTGTACCTGCTGGTCCCTAAGGTAGGTTGGTTGgtgttggggtgtgtgtgtgtgtgtgtgtctgtgtgtgtctgtgtgtgtctgtgtgtgtgtgtgtgtgtgtctgtgtgatagATAACTTGTCCTGCAGCTGTCTACTCTAAGATAATAATTGTTGAAGCAAACTATTGTTCAATATTATATCAGTAACCTACTTGCATATGCACCTCAACAACCCTTAATGACTTCAAACAGGTCAAATACCAGGGTACAGAAGCTTTCAGGGGAAACCTCGAGCTGAAACGATGCAGGTGAACCTGTTGATCAGCAGAAGCCAGCAGAGAACTCGACTTATTGACAGATTTATTGATTTCATAAAGTTTCCTTGTGACAACATTagttacacacagaaaaacagatttaaaacagATGTTTAAAGCCTCACCACAAACAAATTAATCTTAGGGACTCTACATAGAAGTTTCTCATGATGTTCATGTTGAAaattttataacaaaaccaaCATCAGTGTGAATATATTATCTGGACTTTGGATGTTAGTGCTTTACAGCTTTGACATAAGATGAAATGTTTTCACTCTAATCTGTTCACAGTTCGCATTGCTGTGGACTCCTGCGCTCTctatcacaaacacatttttacagtcaGACAGTTCTTCCTCATTTTTACCAGTTGTCTGAGGGATCAGCACCTCTTATTCACGTATTATAACTGAATAATGTTTCAGGAAAGTTCCTGAACAGCTTGTAATTTTGAAGCAGGTTGCATCACCaaattgtttcatatttgtttcttcGAGCTGGAGGCAAaatctcattattttgttaaCCACACCAGAAACCTTACCTTTGGTTCTGCAGTACACTGTAACACacttagaattattattattattattattattattattattattattattgagaaCCTGCAGAGCACACGTCAGCCACAAATGAAGGAAGTGAAAAGGGAAGTCTGTGCCATATTTCTTCAGGCTTTTCTTAACAGCTTCACTGAAGGTTCCATAAAACTCTTTATGATTAGACGTATAAGCACAGATGGCCTGCAAGTGATCTTTAGTCTGAGCCTCGACCCCGCTGTCTCTTTGCACAGTCATCTGCTTTTTTCCAACACTTCCTTAAACAttccattgttttcttttttaaagtatcTGCTCTTCACGCGCTGTGTCATTGCTTTGTTGCAGCCAAAGTACATGTCATCAACAGCATCCATGTTCAGTGAGTGGGGCCAGAAGGGAAGTAGAGAGCTGATGCCAAAATGCATCTGaaaggaaacagagagaaatgtcAATTTCAGGTCAGTTAATTACTGACCTGGAGCCTTGTTACCAAATCTGACATGTGTGGGTAGGAActggttttaaaaaagctgcacCTGCACAGTTTCATGCTGTTAACAGTATTTCTCATTTATCTGTGTGCTGCTGCACAGACTATAGGAGAAACACCTCCAAAAACCCAAGTTCAGACCCTGTCTGAAAGagatggttgttgttgttgtgagcTAAAGGAGCAAACAGGGAACATAATGACAATCGTCACAGACAATGAGGTTCACTAAGGTTCTGACCTGACCAAGGAGACTCATGGAGTCCACAGGCAGCATCCAGCACAGGAGGAAACTGTCACGGTTTTGGTTAAGGGGTGGACCCAAGAAGGGAGACCATGCGAGGGATGAACAAAAAAGGGTTTATTTAACAGATACTAAAATGGTGAAGATACTAGAGCCTGGATTCAGAACAGAATTTACCCAAATAAATACAGCTAAGACTCAGACTAAGTTAGACAAGGAAATTAACGAACAAACAAAGGCTACTAAATGAATAAGGCACAGATGAACATTAAACTACTAAAGCAGATAAACACAGGGGTAAGGCAAGGAGactaacagaaaaataaagaaaaataaaaagacacaaactacCGAACAAAGgaacacacaaaataaagattaaagtaATACAAAGCACAACTTAAATCACACTGGAAGGGTAAGATACCAAAGTAACAGAGGTGGGGGAGCACATCAACACAcgaactaaggggaggcagacatgaacaaacGAAGCATAAAATTCTGGCAAACTaagaacacacaagcaaacctaaacatgaaaaaaccaggATCAAAACTAGGGGAGAAAACAAGAGACTAGGCAAAACACTAAGTTAAACAAAGGCaaccctaaaacacaaaaacccgGGAACAACTGGCGGGGAAAACAGgactaaaacaagaaacactgatTGAGAACAAAAGCAAACCAAAGACCAAATGACACAGATGCACAGAGTCCCAAAAAAATGTCCAAGAAATTAGAGTCCTGAATGAAAGAGTCcatgaaacaaacatacatacatatgtggggttggtgagggtaataatgaCGACGGTAAcaacagcggcactgaagacaGGAACCACGATGGCAGTGACCACGTTAACAacgacaaggatctggcaggggagtgaggggaagactgaacttaaatagaggagggaacaggtgcaaacaatcaggggacaaacaaaagcaaagatggggaaaagaaccaaggcaaccaaggaagtagggagaagggccacaaaataaaagtccacagacaggaagtgcagagagatcctgacagaaacacagtggagaaaagagcagcatgttGCTGATCatcactgcagacacacaaacacacacacacacagtcaacaaTGTTGAACATCTAAAACACAAATTCTGACAGATGAACTCACCAGCTGAGGATGAGAAGATGCTGAGAAGTGAAACCTTTAGGTCTGACGACCAGTGAACCTGTTCTACTGTGCAGACACAGAGGAAATGGTGTAAATAAGTATAATGATTATTGTAGAAGCTGtgtgagaagtgtgtgtgagcaataaaaccctttttaaaGTGTGAAGTGTCTTAACAGTGTTTGGACCCAAAGACAgaagtttgtctttctgtggtTAGTGAACATGTTttcttgtgtgagtgtgaattgtttgatgtgtgtgcagatgtgagCGCTGTGCATCAACACAAATAGAAATATAGTAGTAAAACATAACATGTCGAGCAGCGGTCACCAGTGTCAGTCTGTAAATGACAGCTACTCTTTCTAGAAAACGTCTGCACATTAAAGTTGCAGACagaagaacagaacagaacaacagTGTGATTCGAGTGAAACTAGGAATGTGTTTCTAGACACTTGGTTTAAGATACTAAACCCACTTCACTTAGTATCGGCACACTTTGTATTTAGGAGACAAAGATCACATGTTACAGGGGCCGTGACGTGCCCGTATTTTACCATGTGAAACCACACAGAGTTTCTGAGTCACCACCACTGTTGTCATGCAATGTGGGACTATTCTCTTCTCTTACATCTACTTCAAATCAGTGATGCAGaaccagagaaaacaaaataactgaaagAAGGTGAACTAAGTTGTATGACCTCGTACACCACTTACAGCAGTTTTAATCACTCCTGTGAAGAACTGGAATTAGTCTTAGCTGGGGAACAAGACAAGGAGATGTGTATCAGCACCTGTGTTTGCACTTGCTGATGAAAATCTGGCAGAAGTTATAAGACTATCTATAAACAGATAGGAGGAGACATGAGGGAGGACATGTACCAAAATATAGACTACACATTATTGTCTGTAGAaaacaattcaatttcaattcaactttatttatgtagcgccAATTCATAACATTCATTTCAAGGcgctttacagaataaagttacTACTATAAAGATGTGTAGAAAGAACCCAACAATCCGCCGTTGatcaagccctaggcaacagtggagaggaaaaactccctttaacagaagaaacctcagcagaaccaggctcagggtggacggccatctgccttgaccggttggggtgagtggaaagtgaagagagaaaagaaaaagagcaacaaaaagcaacaacaaaacatcgggcaggttggtaggaccagtagctgcacactggaaaacacacctgcagaaagggacagagagagggagacagaggaggtgAAAGACAACAACGGGAGAAAGAACACTGTGTTAAAGATCAGTAGATAAACTGCTGAATACTGGTCCAGAGTCTGTCTTCATTACACTAATGTCTTATCGGTCAAACACCCACAGAGCACTTATTTATCTGGTCAAACACCATTTCCTGTGAAACTTCACAAGGGGCGAAAATGTATTTCAGCTGTGTGAATATGAAACGCACCCCTTTCAGATACCTTATCAGATTCCACTAATTATACAGAAACTGTCTGCAACAGTCAGATGTGTGGTCATGAGGATGATACAGACTTCCTGTTACAGCAGAGACTGAAGGAAAACGAACCCTGGCCCGATGGCGATGATACTGCACAGCTCAGAGAGAGGTTCActaagaaaagagcaacaaccaAACACTGGGCAGGTAGGTAGGACCAATAAAAGGTCCAAGgcaggggacacctgcagaaagggaccgagagggagaaggacaactacaggaggaagaagacacaaagttaatgagCCAACACAAAGGTGCAACACTAAGTACAAATTACCACCAGCCACATACTGATGTGGTTTTCTATTTAAACAAAGACCTTTATGACATTTACCACAGGAGCAATGTTTATTTGGAGTGCTCAGTTTGATGTGAGGGATGGTTCTGGATCCACTTTCATCCAGGAGAttagaatcacacacacacacacacacacacacacacacacacacacacacacacacacacacacacacacacacacacatactcacacacacaacccacaaatgttaaacaatatttaacatttaaaaaaactcagCTGCTGTATAAAAATTTACTAATGAAAAATCACCAGCTGAGGATGAGAAGTGAAACCTTCAGGTCCAAGGATCTGATCAGTCAATTAAGACCCACTGTGGACCGTGTATATATATGCATGTCCCCTCTGTGGACACATattgtctcacacacaaataaccAACTTAGGTGGCAACTAACTTTAGGTGTGGAATTGTGAATATCCAGTGTTGCTCTTCCTTTTCCAACATTCTTTAACTGATTTGTGAAGCTCCTGTGCATGTTTCTACATAATTTTAACCGTTTgttatctgtttgttttatggGTTTagcaggactgtgtctttatcaCCTCTACACTCCATCAGAGCTGTAATCCCAGAGAAGAGCATTTCCGGACTCTGTTTTGTAAACTGCTATTTTCTTTAAGAATTTGACCTCAGTGACTGAGCAGCTCAGAAACAAGCCTTTGCTTCTTGTGGCTTCTGACAGGAAGTGTGGTCGTTCCTTCGACAATGACTCAGGTTCAGAGAAATGACAGCACAAGCAAGTCTTTAGTGACTGACTGTGAGTAACACCCCATGGACCATGTTCTCCTGTGTGCATGTGACTCGAACAACTCACTACAACACTAATTTTCTTTACATCACAGCAGTTTGATTATGAagcggcttgaaaatgctttcatcataatgtttgcacagtttaatGTTGCACGTCTTTCCAAAAGTGTAGAAAAGGAGTTAAACCTCACTGTTGATATAGTCTTATCACAGCTTCAGCAGCAAAGGCAGTGTGATGAAAAGGTTCAGTTTGGTCTCCAGGAGTTTACAGAGAGGTCGCGTAATGAATCAATTTTTATACACAACGCaccaatttaaatgtaaaaggatGTTTGTCTTGTGTTCTGGAGTCATGGTACGGCAGTGTTTTAACCAGAgtttgtattagattgtacaaaGACTCTAAAGGTTTAATGCAGAGGTCTCAAACTTTGCAGCTCTGCTTGCTTTCTAACTATTGCTGCAttacccactgctgatcacctggatGAGGTGTGTCCAACCCACCAGAAGCTGGAAGAcaacaagcagggctgtggattTCAAAAGCCCATACTGTGGACGTCCTGAAGCAGGCAGGTCGTGCAGGAAGTCGACCAACATCCATGAGCTGAAGCTGTTCTGTTGTTCTGTCTCTAGTTGAAGGTATTGTTGCAGGAGGTTTGTGAAAATTTGAGGTCATCATTgtgcagaaatagagaaaaatctAAAGGATTCGTAAAATTCAATGAAGGAGCTGGAAGATATAAGTTTAAGCACTATCTGCATCATTTTCAATTTCTTCAAACCTGTCATtgaaataatgagaaaataatgagCAGACTGATccttaatgaaaataattattacagtTGGATAAAAACGGAGCTCCACCTCCGCCAGCTACAACAGTAAAATCCTAGTTTTTGCATTAAAgcccaaataataataatgtaatgatttgtacattttattttagatgttttgagttaatatttttatgacttttttttacattttccatgtaTCTGATTATTGTATGAAAATCCAACTAATAAGTGCTGAACTGAAGTACTGTATGATAGTATTTGGTTAAGCGCAGTGTTCTAAGCAGTTTGAatggaaataagaaaaaacttGAAAGAATTGATACAGTCTCTGCTGACAGGCAGCAGGTGACAGCAGGTCAGGGAACAAAGTGAGCAAGTCCACACTGATGCTGAAGGACATGTTTATTGatttgaaaaagacagaaacatgcagaTTATTGTGACATAATCATCAGCAGAGGCTGATgaagcagcaaaaataaaaaggttgagCTACACTTTGAAAAAACTCTGATGACCATGTTTCCAGCTGAAGCTTGGTCAGTTCACAGCTCGACAGTTCATGTTACTGTGGACTCCCACACTCTCTAACATGTACACATCCTCACAATCAGACAGTTGGGCTACATCACGACCTTTTTTTACATCAGTTACCTTGAACATCTCGTATGGAGGAATCAGCACCTCTGCTTCACCCTTAAAAGCCGAGTAATGTTTCAGGTAAGCTCCTGAACAGGTCGTAATTTTGAAGCAGGTCTTACGGCCAAAGACATCCAGGTTAGACTTCTTCGAGCTGGAGGTGAAGGAACCAAACCGAATTACTTTATTGACACTGGCTACAAACTTTAGATCACTTCTGCGGTACGTTGTGTGACACTTGTTGTTCTCATTAAGAATCTGCATGGCAGACGTCAACCAGAAATGTAAGGAGTGGTACGGGAACTCATGGTTCTCCTTGTTTGTCCGGACTGCATCGTTGAACAGCcaataaaactttttataaTCGGACGTGTAAACACAGATGGCCTGCATGTGATCTTTAGTCAGAGCCTCGTCCCCTGCATCTGTGTGATTTAAATTCCTGTTTGCACAGTCGGATGCTTTTTCCCACACGTCCCAAAATGCGCCCGTGTTctcttttttaaagtatttcttCTCCACCATTTGTGTCATTGTATGGTTGCAGCCAAAGTACATGTCGTCAAAGGCGCCTGGAGCCATGTTCAGCAGGCGGGGCCCGATGGGAAGTCGAGACGTGAAGCTGACACGGATCTGAAAGGAAACCAGAGAGAAGCATCATTCGGTTCTTATCAATTAGCTGATTTTGTATAAAAAGTACTGTTACTTTTGCTACTTTAAAACAATTGTAAATGCAGaactttgactttaaaaaaaaaggatttttacaCCATTGTGAAAGATCTTAAATGGTTTAAGGTGACAGGAGAGCAGTGTAGGAACTGTCCTCAGAAAGCCCCGGTAATCTGTCCTGTTTCAAATTCTGGACTaaagatttaaacacacaaaaataggTTCCTGCAGTGACTGGGGGGCAGCTGTCACTCAGGTGGTGTCCATGACCAAAAGGTTTCACAGTCCCTCataaccacatgtcaaagtgtctttagTCAAGACACTGAGCTCTAAGTTGGCCCTGGTGTGTCCTCCTATAACTGACTCAACGATTATTAAACTAAACACACCTGCTTCAGTGACAAAACTTGTGATAATTACTGGATTTTCTCCTGGTCCACTTACCCTCATGGAGTCTACAGGCAGCATCCAGCACAGGAGGAAACACAGTGGAGACAAGAGCAGCATGTTGCTGATCAtcgctgcaaacacacaaacacacacacagacacaaatccaCTGTTATAGAAATCTAAATTTGACACgcagtaatttaaaaactaagTACAACACCACTGAGTCTGAAAGATGAACTCACCAACTGAGGATGAAAAGATGATGAGAAGTGAAACCTTCAGGTCTGAGACTCTGATCAGTGAACCGGGACTCCTGGTGGACGGTTTATATACCTGTTCCTCGGTGGACACAGGTCGTCCCACGCACATACATGACGGATCGGCAGGTGACGTGTGAAGGTTTTGAAATAAAT
Encoded here:
- the LOC137098494 gene encoding erythroblast NAD(P)(+)--arginine ADP-ribosyltransferase-like — translated: MCVGRPVSTEEQVYKPSTRSPGSLIRVSDLKVSLLIIFSSSVAMISNMLLLSPLCFLLCWMLPVDSMRIRVSFTSRLPIGPRLLNMAPGAFDDMYFGCNHTMTQMVEKKYFKKENTGAFWDVWEKASDCANRNLNHTDAGDEALTKDHMQAICVYTSDYKKFYWLFNDAVRTNKENHEFPYHSLHFWLTSAMQILNENNKCHTTYRRSDLKFVASVNKVIRFGSFTSSSKKSNLDVFGRKTCFKITTCSGAYLKHYSAFKGEAEVLIPPYEMFKVTDVKKGRDVAQLSDCEDVYMLESVGVHSNMNCRAVN